From one Dehalobacter sp. 12DCB1 genomic stretch:
- a CDS encoding Crp/Fnr family transcriptional regulator, which produces MNPSTPRKKMQRQNSGSSIEQIKFEMIIPDSLYPVERLYKYIELGTIKTFKKGSAVLIPGEEPKALIYILSGRIRVNLVVDDGRERFIYTAGKYNMMGRLFEAYNQYYIVALEKTEICYFTKQQLEQIFQKDQEVFFDIIKNYHAKISYYMRQMAEMDLYNPTIRVVRLLYKLCMTKGVAVGDSFEIQIDLSLKRISEITGAHYVTVSKVLGGLKKKNIIEKNKNTIIIHDLKGLKRLTQETHIFSNQGRSLDNDLFPL; this is translated from the coding sequence ATGAATCCTTCAACGCCACGTAAGAAAATGCAAAGGCAAAATAGCGGGAGCAGTATAGAACAAATAAAATTTGAGATGATTATTCCCGATTCTTTATATCCTGTCGAAAGACTGTATAAGTATATTGAGTTAGGAACTATAAAAACTTTTAAGAAAGGCAGTGCCGTCCTTATACCGGGAGAAGAACCCAAGGCTCTCATTTATATTCTATCGGGTAGAATAAGAGTTAATTTGGTAGTTGATGATGGAAGGGAAAGGTTTATTTATACTGCCGGTAAATACAATATGATGGGCAGATTATTTGAAGCTTATAACCAGTATTATATTGTTGCGCTCGAGAAAACAGAGATTTGTTATTTTACAAAACAGCAGTTGGAACAAATTTTTCAAAAAGATCAGGAAGTTTTTTTTGATATTATAAAAAACTATCATGCTAAAATTTCTTATTACATGCGGCAAATGGCTGAAATGGATTTATACAATCCCACGATCAGGGTGGTAAGGTTATTATATAAACTGTGTATGACGAAAGGTGTTGCCGTAGGAGATTCGTTTGAAATACAAATCGACCTTTCCCTGAAAAGGATCTCGGAAATCACAGGTGCACACTATGTTACAGTCTCGAAGGTGTTGGGCGGGCTGAAAAAAAAGAATATCATCGAAAAGAATAAGAATACAATCATCATTCATGATCTGAAAGGATTAAAACGCCTGACGCAGGAAACGCACATTTTTAGTAATCAAGGCAGAAGCTTGGATAACGATTTGTTCCCTTTGTAA
- a CDS encoding methyl-accepting chemotaxis protein — MENANQENPYSPEVGNGADILECLNRALPYFHKMIPLDNMIALSDTEKYLNSVESEKTRLPFNVIGKPLPPGDALTEAVRTGQQIVMTVPTEVFGFSFKAFSFPVKDDTGKIIGGIGLALNLKTQNLLTDTAQSLSASSQEVTATTEELSAAAMKLAQELEGIKSRGEKVLEEIKKTDEILKFINDLAANSNLLGINAAIEAARAGEQGRGFAVVAEEIRKMATNSTSSIKDIKEIVSSIKDESTKLISQVIQASGLGESQAAASEQITASMSELALSAENIMKVAQIL, encoded by the coding sequence ATGGAAAATGCAAATCAGGAAAACCCTTATAGCCCTGAGGTCGGTAATGGAGCTGATATTCTGGAATGTCTCAATAGAGCACTCCCTTACTTTCACAAAATGATACCTCTGGATAACATGATTGCCCTCTCTGATACCGAAAAGTATCTTAACAGTGTCGAAAGTGAAAAAACAAGACTGCCTTTCAACGTCATAGGAAAACCACTGCCTCCGGGTGATGCACTTACTGAAGCGGTACGGACCGGCCAGCAAATCGTTATGACAGTCCCTACAGAAGTGTTTGGTTTTTCCTTTAAAGCCTTTTCCTTTCCGGTTAAAGATGATACCGGTAAAATAATCGGAGGCATTGGCCTGGCCTTAAATCTGAAAACCCAGAATTTACTTACCGACACAGCACAATCTTTGTCCGCCTCTTCGCAGGAGGTCACAGCAACAACCGAGGAATTGTCCGCCGCTGCCATGAAACTGGCTCAGGAATTGGAAGGAATAAAATCCAGGGGCGAAAAAGTTTTGGAAGAAATCAAAAAAACCGATGAAATTCTCAAATTTATTAATGATCTAGCAGCCAACTCTAACCTCCTAGGCATTAATGCCGCTATTGAAGCCGCCCGGGCAGGCGAACAAGGACGCGGATTTGCCGTTGTCGCGGAAGAAATAAGGAAGATGGCTACCAACAGTACTTCCTCAATCAAAGATATAAAAGAAATCGTTTCTTCTATTAAAGACGAATCCACGAAGTTAATTAGTCAAGTCATCCAAGCCTCCGGATTAGGCGAAAGCCAAGCTGCTGCTTCTGAGCAAATCACAGCTTCCATGTCCGAATTGGCATTATCCGCTGAAAATATTATGAAAGTGGCTCAAATACTTTAG
- a CDS encoding DUF3102 domain-containing protein, with the protein MITFFTVWKSVHIQYCLIFIKSGNLSDSNPDSNLSFSQAVILLGIPTEERENRDNMLSAYNELLKILVHCPKQSRHSAKRSLLRA; encoded by the coding sequence ATGATAACATTTTTCACGGTTTGGAAATCAGTACATATTCAATATTGCCTAATATTCATAAAAAGCGGGAACTTGTCAGATTCGAATCCGGATTCGAATCTTAGTTTTTCCCAGGCGGTCATCCTCCTGGGGATTCCGACGGAAGAGCGGGAGAACCGTGACAACATGCTAAGCGCCTATAATGAACTACTAAAAATACTCGTTCATTGCCCAAAGCAGAGTAGACACAGCGCGAAAAGAAGTCTTCTACGTGCTTAG
- a CDS encoding reductive dehalogenase domain-containing protein, whose product MKYDEHDNALARYELKPGSREWIEYYEKHPDLEKTDLSQFDLPGTLGVGARVDNMAWQSLMSILGQLGQEDMVDGPVDPVKIEMTPERAAEKVKGFAKHILGASVVKIGPLNQEYVYSVKGRSYHRHGGVEIPVGLPINLPHKNAIFLVEGINYDILKGAPKKEIMLEIFRAYSKLGHMAVLMARFIRNIGYPARAHIVTNNQVIFPPAAIDAGVGELGRSGILISKEFGTAMKMSVITTDLPLVYDRKSKLGVDDFCKNCKICAENCPGAAISMDDEKQIIRGVERYRFKAENCFKIWNKTGTDCGVCMSACPYSKPPSLEHSFGLWLAAKGGSFPGIFLTRLERLIYGPHSPGKHPHPQWMEEPPDVWKEFRFDRRKE is encoded by the coding sequence ATGAAATATGATGAACATGATAATGCTTTAGCCCGGTATGAGCTTAAGCCGGGTAGCCGCGAGTGGATCGAGTACTATGAGAAGCATCCGGACCTTGAGAAGACGGATTTAAGTCAGTTTGATTTACCAGGAACGCTTGGCGTAGGGGCGCGTGTAGATAATATGGCGTGGCAGTCGCTGATGTCCATTCTTGGGCAATTGGGACAAGAGGATATGGTGGATGGACCGGTGGATCCTGTGAAGATTGAAATGACGCCGGAACGTGCTGCGGAAAAAGTTAAAGGTTTTGCGAAACATATTTTAGGGGCATCCGTTGTTAAGATCGGGCCTCTGAATCAGGAGTATGTTTATAGCGTTAAAGGACGAAGCTATCATCGGCATGGTGGAGTAGAGATACCTGTGGGGTTGCCCATTAATTTACCGCATAAAAATGCTATCTTTTTGGTTGAAGGGATTAATTACGATATTTTAAAAGGAGCCCCTAAAAAAGAGATTATGCTTGAGATTTTTAGGGCATACTCTAAACTTGGTCACATGGCGGTGCTCATGGCAAGGTTTATACGCAATATAGGTTATCCTGCCCGGGCTCATATCGTGACTAACAATCAGGTTATATTTCCTCCGGCTGCGATTGATGCTGGTGTCGGAGAATTAGGGAGAAGCGGAATTCTGATTTCCAAAGAGTTTGGTACTGCAATGAAAATGTCGGTCATTACAACAGACTTGCCATTGGTCTATGATCGGAAATCGAAGCTGGGAGTCGATGATTTCTGTAAAAATTGCAAGATTTGTGCTGAGAATTGTCCGGGAGCGGCCATCAGCATGGATGATGAGAAACAAATCATCAGAGGAGTGGAGAGATACCGTTTCAAAGCAGAGAACTGTTTTAAGATATGGAATAAAACAGGGACTGATTGTGGTGTGTGCATGAGTGCCTGCCCCTATAGTAAACCACCTTCTTTGGAGCACTCTTTCGGACTTTGGTTAGCAGCTAAAGGCGGAAGTTTCCCAGGTATTTTTTTGACCAGGTTAGAACGGCTAATATATGGTCCTCATTCTCCGGGAAAACATCCTCACCCTCAATGGATGGAAGAACCGCCGGATGTCTGGAAAGAATTCCGTTTTGACCGGAGAAAAGAATAG
- a CDS encoding dehalogenase: MSTFLIFLAGILFLAGVLFIRPRAKQDKTWKSVVIWTLYVIFFVVACIGVSFVYINASVGHVKATSTAIFLFGGISLVLAVVLARVLGFIGTKKKAESLKA, encoded by the coding sequence ATGAGCACATTTTTAATCTTTTTGGCAGGGATTCTTTTCTTGGCTGGTGTCCTTTTTATCAGACCTCGTGCAAAGCAGGACAAGACTTGGAAGAGCGTGGTTATTTGGACCTTATATGTAATTTTCTTTGTGGTCGCTTGTATAGGAGTTTCCTTTGTTTACATCAATGCCAGTGTAGGACATGTCAAGGCTACAAGCACAGCAATATTCCTGTTTGGGGGGATTTCGCTGGTTCTTGCTGTAGTCCTGGCCCGCGTATTAGGCTTCATTGGTACGAAGAAAAAGGCCGAGTCACTAAAGGCTTAG
- a CDS encoding dehalogenase, whose translation MGTFLVFLAGVLFLAGGLFLKTRAKYEQNWRTILNWTLYVVWYAITWMGISFIYINASVGHVKATSTAIFLFGGISVVLAVILARLLGYIGVKKKSNESLQA comes from the coding sequence ATGGGTACATTTTTAGTTTTTCTGGCGGGCGTTTTATTTTTAGCCGGCGGACTCTTTTTAAAGACCCGTGCCAAATATGAACAAAATTGGAGGACAATTTTAAACTGGACTTTATACGTTGTGTGGTATGCAATAACCTGGATGGGGATTTCTTTTATCTACATCAATGCCTCGGTCGGACATGTTAAGGCAACAAGTACAGCAATCTTCTTGTTTGGAGGAATCTCTGTTGTATTAGCTGTTATTCTGGCCCGTCTATTAGGTTATATCGGCGTCAAAAAGAAGAGCAATGAATCGTTGCAGGCTTAA
- a CDS encoding Crp/Fnr family transcriptional regulator produces MEKTNSYYILPNNFYPIKKLQNYIHMGVVRNYSKGQSIVLPGELIYKIVYVLSGRLSISFLNEDGRQKLMYYADPHTYADRLFPFDDCYVHVIAEENSTVCFFSKEELLEIFQQDKEVLFDFITNYSSKCGYFMREAKEMVLYNPTVRVLRLLYELCLTQGKSVDNVYQIDIKLSQKAISEITGVHFVTISKIFGLLKKENILYKTTSKITVIDLERLKELINKWMEL; encoded by the coding sequence ATGGAAAAAACAAATAGTTATTACATCTTACCGAATAATTTTTATCCCATTAAAAAGCTGCAAAATTACATTCACATGGGAGTTGTCCGAAATTATTCTAAAGGACAATCCATTGTCTTGCCCGGAGAGTTGATATATAAGATCGTTTATGTGCTCTCTGGAAGATTAAGTATAAGCTTTCTAAATGAAGACGGAAGGCAAAAATTAATGTACTATGCTGATCCTCATACCTATGCCGATAGATTATTTCCATTTGACGATTGTTATGTTCATGTTATTGCAGAAGAAAATAGCACAGTCTGTTTTTTCTCCAAAGAAGAACTTCTTGAAATTTTCCAGCAGGACAAAGAAGTGCTCTTCGATTTCATCACAAACTACTCATCAAAATGTGGCTATTTTATGCGGGAGGCCAAGGAGATGGTTCTTTATAACCCAACGGTTCGGGTCTTACGCTTACTTTACGAGCTTTGCCTCACCCAAGGGAAGTCGGTTGATAATGTCTATCAAATAGACATTAAACTATCTCAAAAGGCTATTTCTGAAATAACAGGTGTACATTTTGTGACGATAAGCAAAATATTTGGACTTCTAAAAAAAGAAAATATTTTGTATAAAACAACAAGCAAGATCACGGTTATTGACTTGGAACGGCTTAAAGAATTGATTAATAAGTGGATGGAACTTTGA
- a CDS encoding reductive dehalogenase, producing the protein MENNGQKKELQINRRNFLKAGAAAAVSMGIMGTIGTKTAVAAEAAVGSSAARNGAQSKLKPSGQYGAAKVKLAQYNNEWLGTSKIVGEIKNISEAEAGFSQAGRGLYGPEAQRGRMYFVRKAPEGAAENDTLVILATEAAVQGKVSPVKLSIPDPEQMSQNIKDFAYYLRADEVGIGRMPEYAWYLDKITNPKALAMNDVANAVTPVTDRLPYVIVVAIDQHLETMLASTGYDSISIAQSFRGYHASGVVAVTLANYIRSLGYNARAHHARNYKAVMTPCVIAAGLGEFSRTGDCAIHPRLGFRHKVAAVTTDLPLLPDQPIDFGLQDFCRVCKKCADNCPAGAITQDADPIEYNGYLRWNSDFKKCTIFRTTNEEGASCGRCMKVCPWNTKEASWFHDAGVWIGSSGETLSTLLKSMDDMFGYGTEQVEKYKWWLEWPELWPTPEVLPGLQKY; encoded by the coding sequence TTGGAGAATAACGGTCAGAAAAAAGAGTTGCAAATCAACCGCAGAAATTTTCTGAAAGCAGGGGCCGCTGCAGCAGTATCGATGGGAATTATGGGCACAATAGGTACGAAAACTGCTGTTGCAGCTGAGGCTGCTGTTGGATCAAGCGCTGCCAGAAATGGAGCACAATCTAAATTAAAGCCCAGTGGACAATATGGAGCTGCAAAAGTCAAATTAGCTCAATACAATAATGAATGGCTTGGTACCTCGAAGATCGTTGGTGAAATAAAAAATATAAGCGAAGCAGAAGCAGGCTTTTCACAGGCTGGCCGCGGCTTATACGGCCCTGAAGCCCAACGAGGCAGGATGTATTTTGTTAGAAAGGCTCCGGAAGGGGCTGCCGAGAATGATACTTTAGTGATTTTGGCTACAGAGGCTGCAGTGCAAGGCAAAGTATCTCCTGTTAAACTGAGTATTCCCGATCCGGAACAAATGTCTCAGAACATCAAAGACTTTGCCTATTACCTGCGGGCCGATGAAGTTGGAATTGGCCGTATGCCGGAGTATGCTTGGTATTTGGATAAGATTACAAATCCGAAAGCGTTGGCAATGAATGATGTGGCCAATGCAGTTACTCCGGTAACGGATAGACTTCCTTACGTCATCGTCGTTGCGATTGACCAACATCTGGAGACGATGCTAGCGTCTACGGGGTATGATTCAATCAGTATTGCGCAATCGTTTAGGGGCTACCATGCTTCCGGTGTCGTTGCTGTCACGCTTGCTAACTACATTCGGAGCCTTGGTTACAATGCCCGGGCCCATCACGCTCGCAATTATAAAGCAGTGATGACCCCTTGCGTCATTGCCGCCGGTCTTGGTGAATTTTCCAGAACAGGCGACTGCGCTATTCATCCACGTTTAGGTTTCCGTCATAAAGTTGCTGCCGTTACGACGGATTTGCCGCTGCTTCCTGATCAACCCATTGATTTTGGTCTGCAAGATTTTTGCAGGGTATGCAAAAAATGTGCGGACAATTGTCCGGCCGGCGCCATTACCCAGGATGCGGATCCTATTGAGTATAACGGTTATCTGCGCTGGAACAGTGACTTTAAAAAATGCACCATATTCCGTACAACGAATGAAGAAGGCGCTTCCTGCGGCCGCTGTATGAAGGTCTGCCCCTGGAACACTAAAGAGGCGTCCTGGTTCCATGATGCCGGGGTATGGATCGGCAGTTCTGGAGAAACTTTATCTACGTTGCTCAAGTCCATGGATGATATGTTCGGGTACGGTACTGAGCAAGTCGAAAAGTACAAGTGGTGGCTGGAGTGGCCGGAATTATGGCCTACACCTGAAGTACTGCCAGGCCTTCAAAAATATTAA
- a CDS encoding reductive dehalogenase, translating into MEDKKPSLSRRGFLKAGVAAAAAGVIGAINPDALKAENASLVSLDYASPANGNWCKLVPKPNYGGAAVRYAEHNDEWLGTSKIVGEVKNISEYDNGFTMAIRGELGEVPRWNYVTQGKRDPMAAGFGYAIGFISTDQAVVGPPPRKEKLPVPDPEIMSKHIKDTCYYMRADEVGIGKMPPYAYYSNRISPTHGDYATGKVDPLLLMKEIPVTERLPYVICVAVEQHLETYMASTGYDGIAKSQSYRCYHASANISIMLAQYIRSLGYHARAHHFANYASVMGPILIACGMGELTRTGDCVAHPRMGFRNKVAAVTTDLPLVPDKPIDFGMLDFCRVCKKCSDNCPGKAISFDDEPVAYNGYLRWNSDFKKCAAFRTGNQEGFSCGRCIKVCPWSSKEDSWFHEAGVWIGSHGKQSASLLKQIDDMFGYGTEEITKYKWWLEWPELFPMPAGYPPTQTTQPTQTTQTTQTTQSSK; encoded by the coding sequence ATGGAGGATAAAAAGCCAAGCTTAAGTCGACGTGGATTCCTTAAAGCTGGCGTGGCGGCGGCAGCGGCAGGAGTCATCGGTGCAATTAATCCGGATGCTCTGAAAGCTGAAAATGCTTCGTTGGTTTCGTTGGATTATGCATCGCCCGCGAATGGCAACTGGTGCAAACTTGTGCCTAAACCGAATTACGGTGGAGCTGCCGTACGTTATGCGGAGCACAACGACGAATGGTTGGGTACATCAAAGATCGTAGGCGAAGTAAAAAATATAAGTGAGTACGATAACGGTTTTACCATGGCGATCCGTGGAGAACTGGGCGAAGTACCGCGTTGGAACTATGTGACACAGGGCAAACGTGACCCAATGGCTGCAGGATTTGGTTATGCCATTGGTTTTATAAGTACAGACCAAGCTGTTGTCGGTCCGCCGCCGAGGAAGGAAAAACTGCCAGTACCTGATCCTGAAATTATGTCCAAGCATATCAAAGACACGTGTTATTATATGCGGGCTGACGAAGTCGGCATCGGCAAAATGCCTCCTTACGCATATTATTCTAATAGAATCTCGCCGACACATGGGGACTATGCCACCGGCAAAGTTGACCCTCTGCTTCTCATGAAGGAAATACCTGTTACGGAGCGGCTTCCTTATGTTATCTGTGTCGCTGTGGAGCAGCATCTGGAAACGTATATGGCCTCTACCGGTTATGACGGCATTGCTAAAAGCCAATCTTACCGTTGCTATCACGCATCAGCCAATATTTCCATTATGCTGGCTCAGTATATTCGCTCGCTTGGCTATCACGCCCGGGCCCACCACTTTGCCAATTATGCTTCAGTGATGGGGCCGATACTGATCGCGTGCGGTATGGGAGAACTGACACGAACCGGTGACTGCGTTGCGCATCCGCGTATGGGTTTCCGCAATAAGGTTGCGGCTGTTACGACGGATCTCCCGCTTGTCCCTGATAAGCCGATCGATTTTGGAATGCTTGATTTTTGTCGAGTGTGTAAGAAGTGCTCAGATAATTGTCCGGGTAAAGCGATCTCGTTTGATGATGAACCCGTAGCATACAACGGCTACCTGCGTTGGAACAGCGATTTTAAGAAATGCGCAGCCTTCCGTACGGGTAATCAGGAGGGCTTCAGTTGCGGACGCTGCATCAAGGTCTGTCCTTGGAGCTCCAAAGAAGATTCCTGGTTCCATGAGGCCGGCGTTTGGATCGGCAGCCATGGAAAACAATCAGCATCTCTTCTCAAACAAATCGACGATATGTTTGGATACGGCACTGAAGAAATCACGAAATACAAATGGTGGCTGGAGTGGCCTGAGCTATTTCCTATGCCGGCCGGATATCCGCCGACTCAAACGACTCAGCCAACTCAAACAACTCAAACAACTCAAACAACTCAGTCGTCTAAATAA
- a CDS encoding reductive dehalogenase, whose translation MSEISGNKEKESKQQFSVSRRGFLRTGAAVAAMGVMGAIAAPSKMANATVSTLGYEAAGKGKWSKLKPQMSYGGASVSFVEHNDQWLGTSKLLGPVQRTDEQDGGFCLAIRGILGEKARYGYFQQAPRYPLGTGFLIPLGAISGDNMVDGPVNPEKLPIPDPEQMSQHIKDLAYYLRADEVGIGKMPSYAYYASTMAPPQGAYASGAVPPDAPISKAPVTGSLPNVIVVAVEQHLETYLATTGYDGISVSQSFRCYHATANISVIMAQYIRNLGYNARAQHFGNYEAVMGPCLIAAGMGELTRTGDCVAHPRFGFRTKVAAVTTDLPLAPDKPIDFGMLDFCRVCKKCADECPSKAITFDVDPVEHNGYLRWNTDAKICTTFRASNEEGVNCGRCIKVCPWNSKEDSWFHEAGIWIGSKGQGAAKLLKGIDDMFGYGTEIIEDYKWWLEWPELYKIKMPS comes from the coding sequence ATGTCCGAAATTTCAGGAAATAAAGAGAAAGAATCCAAGCAGCAATTTTCGGTAAGCCGCCGCGGTTTTCTGAGAACCGGGGCAGCAGTTGCCGCTATGGGTGTTATGGGTGCAATTGCAGCTCCATCAAAGATGGCGAACGCAACGGTTAGCACGTTGGGTTATGAGGCAGCAGGCAAGGGCAAATGGTCAAAACTGAAGCCGCAGATGAGTTACGGAGGAGCCTCGGTTAGTTTTGTGGAGCATAACGACCAGTGGCTTGGGACAAGCAAGCTCCTTGGGCCGGTTCAAAGAACCGACGAACAGGACGGGGGATTCTGCTTGGCCATCAGAGGCATTTTGGGTGAAAAAGCAAGATACGGGTACTTCCAGCAAGCTCCAAGATATCCGCTGGGAACCGGATTCTTAATTCCCCTTGGGGCAATCAGCGGGGATAATATGGTGGATGGACCCGTTAACCCTGAAAAACTGCCGATTCCGGATCCTGAACAAATGTCACAGCATATCAAAGACCTTGCTTATTATCTGAGAGCTGACGAAGTAGGAATTGGCAAAATGCCTTCCTATGCTTATTACGCAAGTACAATGGCGCCGCCGCAAGGAGCGTATGCATCAGGCGCAGTTCCCCCTGATGCCCCGATCTCAAAAGCCCCTGTGACAGGCAGCCTGCCAAATGTTATTGTTGTCGCGGTAGAGCAGCATTTGGAAACCTACTTGGCAACGACCGGATATGACGGAATCTCCGTATCGCAATCGTTCCGTTGCTATCATGCTACAGCCAATATTTCTGTCATTATGGCGCAATACATTCGGAATCTAGGCTATAATGCGAGAGCCCAGCATTTTGGCAACTATGAAGCCGTAATGGGTCCGTGTCTGATCGCTGCCGGAATGGGCGAACTTACCCGAACGGGGGACTGTGTTGCGCATCCCAGATTTGGATTCCGGACGAAAGTCGCAGCTGTCACCACCGATTTGCCGTTAGCCCCGGATAAACCGATTGATTTCGGGATGTTGGACTTCTGCAGAGTTTGCAAAAAATGTGCAGATGAATGTCCTTCTAAAGCAATCACCTTCGACGTCGACCCAGTAGAACATAACGGCTATCTGCGTTGGAATACGGATGCCAAAATTTGCACGACTTTTAGGGCCAGCAATGAAGAAGGCGTCAACTGCGGCAGATGTATTAAAGTGTGTCCCTGGAATTCCAAAGAGGATTCCTGGTTCCACGAAGCAGGCATTTGGATTGGCAGCAAAGGCCAAGGCGCTGCAAAACTACTTAAAGGCATCGATGATATGTTTGGCTACGGAACGGAAATCATTGAAGATTATAAGTGGTGGCTCGAGTGGCCTGAACTCTATAAAATCAAGATGCCAAGCTAA
- a CDS encoding methyl-accepting chemotaxis protein, translating into MGDELRAGSPGYEAIRIGKRVVKKVPKEVIGVPHIGVGYPIIDEGKIVGCVAVALSEERYENIVNAGQEVLAAVQEILASTEGLSNEFQNILATTRSMVRETRQVDSEIENIDDFVHKIKSISMQTNILGLNAAIESARVGELGRGFAVVADEVRKLADDTKLLTTEIVQILSNVKKSVSDLLDNVEQFSNAIEDQAIGTQEVTQTVGQIAEMAEKMVELGQIEN; encoded by the coding sequence GTGGGCGATGAGTTACGTGCCGGCTCGCCTGGTTATGAGGCAATCCGTATTGGAAAAAGAGTCGTAAAGAAAGTTCCCAAAGAAGTTATTGGTGTTCCTCACATTGGTGTGGGATATCCGATCATTGATGAAGGAAAGATTGTTGGTTGTGTAGCGGTGGCCCTTTCTGAAGAGCGTTATGAAAACATTGTGAATGCTGGACAAGAAGTGTTGGCTGCTGTGCAGGAAATCTTAGCATCCACTGAAGGTTTATCAAATGAATTTCAAAATATACTTGCTACTACAAGATCTATGGTTAGAGAAACCAGGCAGGTCGATTCAGAAATTGAGAACATTGATGATTTTGTTCATAAGATTAAGAGCATCTCGATGCAGACCAATATTCTCGGATTAAATGCCGCTATCGAGTCTGCGCGGGTAGGTGAACTAGGAAGGGGATTTGCAGTAGTTGCAGATGAAGTACGTAAGCTTGCTGATGACACTAAATTATTAACGACAGAAATAGTCCAGATTTTAAGCAATGTCAAAAAGTCCGTGTCCGATTTACTCGATAATGTTGAACAGTTCAGTAATGCAATTGAAGATCAAGCCATTGGCACACAGGAAGTAACTCAGACAGTCGGTCAAATCGCAGAAATGGCCGAAAAAATGGTTGAATTGGGTCAGATAGAAAATTGA
- a CDS encoding cation:proton antiporter — MSYMSYVSLLIIGIIAFAIPLVVNKIKRVSIPIVVGEIIAGIIIGKSGFDLIQGSEWLSFLYNLGFAFLMFMAGIEIDFNLIISLAKTQKVKWHQHPLIMSLILFSTTLVLSLLVAFGLKWIGLIPDVVIFTIILSSTSVGIVVPILKEREMLSSKYGQIILLSSLFSDFFTMILLSSYITFIATNSLIKLCYILLFIPIFVLIWKLLDVVFKLPMMEQLAHKNSQIKVRGAFACLILFMVIAQFLNTEIILGAFLVGLIISLISDRKTSQIFHKFDAIAYGIFIPVFFIMVGVNFNVRDILNNPSSFYLLPVLVLAVYAVTLAPTVFLKINYSWSKSIAATTLLSSRLSLIIATGTIALKLGIINGSLFGAIILVAIITCTLSPLIFNHLTKK, encoded by the coding sequence ATGTCTTATATGTCGTATGTTTCATTATTAATCATTGGTATCATCGCATTTGCTATTCCCTTAGTAGTTAACAAGATTAAGCGTGTTTCCATTCCTATAGTTGTTGGTGAGATTATTGCTGGAATCATCATTGGAAAAAGCGGATTTGACTTAATTCAAGGGAGTGAATGGCTGAGTTTTCTCTATAATTTAGGATTCGCCTTTCTCATGTTTATGGCGGGAATAGAAATAGATTTCAACTTAATCATTTCGCTTGCAAAGACACAAAAGGTCAAATGGCATCAGCACCCGTTAATTATGTCATTGATTCTATTTTCCACAACGCTTGTCCTATCTCTATTAGTAGCTTTCGGTCTCAAATGGATTGGGCTTATCCCTGATGTTGTAATTTTTACAATTATTTTGTCCAGCACCTCTGTCGGAATAGTAGTACCCATACTTAAAGAACGAGAAATGTTGTCCAGTAAATATGGACAAATTATATTGTTAAGTTCTCTGTTTTCCGACTTTTTCACAATGATCCTGTTGTCTTCATACATCACGTTTATAGCCACAAATTCGTTGATTAAGCTTTGCTACATCTTACTATTCATACCGATTTTTGTTCTAATCTGGAAGCTTTTGGACGTCGTGTTTAAATTACCAATGATGGAACAATTGGCGCATAAAAATTCACAAATAAAGGTCCGGGGTGCGTTTGCTTGTCTTATATTGTTTATGGTAATTGCTCAATTCTTAAATACTGAAATAATCCTTGGTGCATTTTTAGTAGGACTAATCATTTCTCTAATTAGTGATCGTAAAACGTCGCAGATTTTTCATAAGTTTGACGCCATAGCCTACGGAATATTCATTCCTGTTTTCTTTATTATGGTGGGAGTCAATTTTAACGTCAGAGATATTCTGAATAATCCTAGCTCGTTTTATCTGTTACCGGTTCTGGTACTTGCAGTATATGCTGTGACTCTGGCACCGACGGTATTCTTAAAAATCAACTATTCATGGAGTAAGTCGATAGCGGCAACCACATTATTGTCTTCCAGATTAAGCCTAATAATTGCTACAGGCACTATTGCCTTAAAACTAGGAATTATTAACGGTAGCTTGTTCGGAGCAATCATTTTAGTGGCGATAATAACTTGCACACTTTCGCCGCTCATTTTCAACCATTTGACAAAAAAATGA